Part of the candidate division WOR-3 bacterium genome, CTTTAATCTCCTTCAAAATCTTTCCCTTCCCTTTAATTAAGATGTAGGTCGGTTCAAAATTATTCTCAATATCCACTCCCAATTTTGTCTTAGGTAAATCCTTGATGTGCCCTTTAGTTGACAAGACCTTCATCTCGCCTTTAAGAATCTTAGAGATGGTCTTCGCCTTGGTTGGCGACTCAACGATTAAGATTGCCCGATCCTTCATCCTTCCTCTCCAATATCCGAAGGAGTTTTTCCATATCCTCCGGCAGGGGGGAAGTGAACTCTAAATACTCCCCCCTTCGGGGATGGATAAAACCCAATTTGGCGGAATGGAGCGCCTGCCGGTCAATTACGGAGAGCATCTCTTTGGCTAAAGAATATTCATCTTTTGATCTTATCAATTTGGTGAAGGAGCGGCCATAGTCTCTATCGCCCACTACCGGATGGCCAAAATAACTCATATGGACCCGAATCTGGTGGGTTCTTCCGGTTAGGAGTTTGAGGCGGACATAGGTGGCAATTCCGTATCTCTTGATTACGGAAAATTCCGTGATCGCCTTTTTGGCAGAGAAAGGGGTGACCGCCATTTTCTTTCGGTCTAAGGAATCCCGCCCGATGGGCGCCTCCACCACCCCTCTCTCTAAGGGTAAATTCCCCCAGAGGATAGCCAGATACTCCCGGTTTATCCGCCGATTTTCCAACTCCTTACCCAAAAAGGAGAGGGCGCTTTCGGTTTTGGCGAAGACTAAAAGACCCGTTGTATCCTTATCAAGACGATGAATTACCCCCGGGCGGTATCTCTCCTGACCCGCGGGAAGATTTTGGCAGTGGAATAAGAGGGCATTGACCAAAGTTCCTGACTTATGACCCCTTGCCGGATGGACAACCATCCCTTTGGGCTTATCAACGACAATCACATCCTCATCTTCGTAAACGATATTTAAGGGAATATTCTCCGGAATAATCTCCAATTCCTTCTCCGGCGCAAATTGGGCAAAGACCCTATCCCCTCCTTTCACCCGATAAGAAGGTTTTACCAATCTATCATTCACCAAAACCCTTCCCTCCTTTATCAAC contains:
- a CDS encoding RluA family pseudouridine synthase — protein: MQEKATEFKEFLRVVADKMRGTRLDHYLIVSGIGLSRNQVIKLIKEGRVLVNDRLVKPSYRVKGGDRVFAQFAPEKELEIIPENIPLNIVYEDEDVIVVDKPKGMVVHPARGHKSGTLVNALLFHCQNLPAGQERYRPGVIHRLDKDTTGLLVFAKTESALSFLGKELENRRINREYLAILWGNLPLERGVVEAPIGRDSLDRKKMAVTPFSAKKAITEFSVIKRYGIATYVRLKLLTGRTHQIRVHMSYFGHPVVGDRDYGRSFTKLIRSKDEYSLAKEMLSVIDRQALHSAKLGFIHPRRGEYLEFTSPLPEDMEKLLRILERKDEGSGNLNR